One segment of Cydia fagiglandana chromosome 12, ilCydFagi1.1, whole genome shotgun sequence DNA contains the following:
- the LOC134669266 gene encoding uncharacterized protein LOC134669266: protein MFKYWYNNQTNFVRWADSRSDLYRLECGVRQGGLTSPKLFNLYMNTLIVELSRTKIGCSIDGTCVNNISYADDMVLLSPSIGALRKLIGVCEDYAGAHGLRYNSKKSELLVFNPRGSKVDTVPPATLGGTQLTRVSKFKYLGHWVTDDLSDNIDVERERRALAVRSNMLARRFTRCSTEVKTTLFRAFCQSFYTCSLWVNYTQRTINALRVQYNNAFRMLLGLPRYCSASAMFAEARTDGFHAIMRKRVASMARRARASSNSILNALANRLDCPLTKVLIALHVRPRIA from the coding sequence ATGTTTAAGTACTGGTACAATAACCAAACGAATTTCGTCAGGTGGGCGGACTCGCGCTCGGACTTGTACCGGTTGGAATGCGGAGTAAGGCAGGGGGGGCTGACATCaccaaaattatttaatttatatatgaACACTCTAATCGTTGAGCTCAGCAGAACCAAAATCGGATGTTCTATTGATGGAACATGTGTCAATAATATCAGTTACGCGgacgatatggtgctgctgAGTCCATCGATTGGCGCTCTCAGGAAACTAATCGGTGTGTGCGAGGACTACGCGGGGGCCCATGGACTCAGGTACAACTCGAAAAAGAGCGAGCTGTTAGTGTTTAATCCGCGCGGTAGCAAAGTTGACACAGTGCCGCCCGCTACGCTAGGCGGAACGCAACTAACGCGAGTGTCAAAGTTCAAATACCTGGGTCACTGGGTCACTGATGATCTTTCGGACAACATTGACGTGGAAAGGGAGCGTCGGGCATTGGCGGTCCGGAGCAACATGTTGGCGCGCAGGTTTACGAGGTGTAgtacagaagtaaaaaccacgCTCTTTAGAGCTTTCTGTCAGTCATTCTATACCTGTAGCCTGTGGGTCAACTATACGCAGCGGACCATCAATGCCCTCCGAGTTCAATATAATAATGCGTTCAGGATGCTGTTGGGATTGCCGCGCTACTGTAGTGCGTCAGCCATGTTCGCAGAGGCGCGCACGGATGGTTTTCACGCCATTATGCGTAAACGGGTCGCCTCGATGGCACGCAGGGCGCGGGCCAGCTCCAATAGCATCCTCAACGCATTAGCAAACCGATTAGACTGTCCACTCACTAAAGTGCTTATCGCCCTACATGTCAGGCCCCGGATTGCATAA